The DNA segment CTGTCCTCGCCCCTCTCCCATCACTAACCAACCTAATACAATGAAACTTGGTAGAGTTGGACGGCAAAACAACAATATGAAAACTTGCCAAGGATTTAACTGTTACCATTAACAATGAGTCCTCCTCACTATGTCCCCTCCTTAGCCTCCCGCTTGACTGCAGTTAGAAGATGCTTGTAGGCCATTGATCTTTGATCCATCGGCCTTTATCAATCGACCGAGATTTAAACTAGGTCTATTTTTCAATTTGCAAGAATTATACTTTCATAGATTAAACTTGAAGAGCTATGAACGTTACGCTGTATTTAGTTGCATACACCAATCAATCTACAATTATCTATATATACGGCTAATGTTTAAATATAGGACCCTTAAATATACTCTGAACACTCTCTCACATTAGCCATTCTTCCTTCATTGCTCCATCTGATTAGCGTGCATTACGTGCCATTATGAATCCCCTGCATCACCGGACAGTGGATCCATCCTTTTGCTGCCCTCCAGCCAGGACGATCACCTTCTCTTTCCCCACAGCCATCAAAGCCTCTCCCCCCTCCTTTAATCCCTCCCTCTGtgccaaaataaatcaacctcGTAATAGAATATAACACATcttaatacaataaatttagacactctatgttcaaattcattatactaggatgtatcatattttagtacaatgtttgtttattttggaacggagctAATAGCACCTCTCATCTCCAGAGCCACatagagagagacagagaacCAAAGCTGGACGGGCACAAAGCAGAGCAATATACAGGGTATAGCCACCACTACCTATACTAGCTAAGCCATCGTGCATTCGTGCGTGGCCGTTCTGCCAAAGATCATCGAGTGATGATTGTTGAGGCAGACAGCACAGCGCGCGCctcctcgatcgatcgacgcgtACGTGCGTATCTGCGTATCGTCGTATGCATACGATCGATATGGCTTAGACGACACCGGCCGGTTGGTTGGTTGGGTTGCTTTTTGTTGCTGATGGTGATTTTTCGCTTCCATGATTGATTGGGGTTGATGATGGAGAGGATGGACCGTAATACAACGACGGGTGATGCCGGATGCATATATATGGTGGTGGCTGTCTCCTGGTAGGTGTCTGTTTTCTTGCCGCCATGTTTATGGTATATTGTACTCCACATGTTCTCTCGTTTGACCTGTATTTTGCATCAGATCTGGGATTATTATCGGTGTAAGAATGACAATGGGAATTAAAGTCGGTCTCTCATAGATCAGTATGCACGCATGATGGAACAGGAGACGGGGATGAACGTACACGGCGTGTCAATGAGACGTTAGATTACGGAAGTAACTTCTGATCCACGTACTCAATCATCGGGATTATATAACACAAATTGATTGATCTTATTACTACCAGTAGAGATCATTGTAAGAAAACTTCTCGGTCAACGGTTACTGTATTCATACTAAATTGTCGCAttaatattgaaatattatacgAGAGGAGATGTACTACGTATATGGATCAATTGTATTGAGCCTCGAATACCGATGTACATATacggtgtatatatatagagtacaAGAGATAAGGAAGATAACAACCGGAAGAACCAAGGTGAcaacaaagaaaacaaaagaagtTGTCGCTCTCGGAAAATTGCTACTCTTAATGATAGCGGCGATGGAAATGACGTTAGATTgtctgctctgataccatatgcTATAATAAATCAGTAAATGATTGAATATATACGATAGAGTACAAGGGATAAGGAAGAAAACGTCCGGAAGAACGATCTCTCCTAAGGTGACGGCGACGTAAACGAAAACAGTGGTCACCTCCAAGAAATTGCTAGATCGTCTGCAATgataccatatactctaacaaaTACAGTCAATGATACACATGGTAGAATCTATTGTGAAATGGTGGCTAAAAGAGGGTGAAAAAACCCTAGCAAATAAAGCCACAGAGCGCCCCCAATGGATGCTGCAACGTGCAACCGATGGGGGCGGGTGCCTCCCCACGCCGCACCAAAAGAAAACACCGCCCCTCTCCAAATATTCCCCCTCTATCATGCCAACTTTTGACCACTCCTCCATGGCCCCaactcccctcctcctctcctctactaCCACCCATCACCAtgtccagcagcagcagcagcagaaaacgCACCATTCTCCCATCATCCATCGATCACGTTTCACCACCAACACCAACAGTAGCAACAGtagcagctgctgcagcagaGAGTATGCATCGATCAGCTGCATGCTATGCTATGCAAAGATCGATTTGATTCGATTAGTGACAGACACAGGCTCGTCGTAGCCTGAGGTGAATTGCGAAAGCAAAGGCAGCACACGTACTACTAGGGCCAAAAAGATTCAGATTTTTCAGAGTGCCCttcttttcatctttttgcAGCCTGGGAAGGACATGGGCATTGGAGATGCAAACCTCATCCCTGAAAGCAAAGATCATCTTCAGAGATAGATAGCTACGTCGCAGCACTGCATCATGGATGCATGGACACTGTTCTTTATCTGATGGATCGATCCTATTAACATTAGTGAATCTAATGCCATGCTAAGGGGGTCTTTAAGGACAAAGTTTGAGAGATTTCAGGCATGTCTTGGTGCTCTGGAAAAGAAGTGTTTGCAAAAAGATGAGGGTTAGCCACATTTGCTGGCAATCCGGGTACTGCTCTTTCTTCGTCCTCCTCTGGCTTTTGGGCTCTCACATTATCTCATCCTCATACATGGGATTCCAAAGCTGCCTACTGGTGCATGGCTTTTGAAAGTGCAATGTTGAATCAGTAAAGGCTTGTGCTGTGAAAGTTGGATCTCCTTGCAGCTAGCTGTAAACATTGGACTCTCTGCTCCTCAGCTGGCAGCAGCATCTcgtcgatcgatctcggccatcCGATCGGAAACCAACGCGACATTCTTGTACCTTGACTgtccaaatttttttattggAGGAGAAAGCTATTATCCAAAACAATATACAGAGAGATTAAGAAAACAATTTTCCTCCCAAAGCTGATGAAACACATATGTAAGGACTCAAAGTTGCTTTCTTTCCCCCCTCTTTTTCTGAAAGATGATTATTTTCACCCTCCTAGAAAGACCTCCCAAGATCTAACCCCAGCCAAAAGGCAGCTGCAGAATTTGCAACCATCTCTATAGTATGTACCACTCAGCTGTCTGAGGCCAAGACTTTCACTATTCTGCCAtttggagaagaaagaaaataaagaagaacaattttttttaaaagaccaAAAGATGTCCACCTATATATGCTGAGTGCACTAGCACTAGAATGCAAGATTGCAATGCTTTGAGATCTGTGGTGGGGGCTCCATGGTGATGGCCTCATTTGTTCATTAAGGAGGGGAAAGCATGGCatggcctggcctggcctggcatGTCACAGATCAAACATGGCATGCAGCACTCCATGCCATGGTCATATGACttagatgtgtgtgtgtgtgcctAAGGTCATGTCACACAGCTTGCAAGAAGCAGAAGAATTACTTCTAGCTTGTGTAGCAAACTCCCTTCCAGAAACATTGAAAAGAGGGATCAAAAGATATGACAAACTATCCCTGTTATAATGGGTACCTCCTCCAATGATTCCTGAATGGCACTACTATTGACCACTATTGTAAAATGCTTGAGCTGCCATGATATGAGGATTACTATATTGTTCCTCCTAGGTGGCAGGGACTGCATACATAGGGTGGTACCCTGCACTATCACCACCTAGtggatttatatattttatacttGATAGATCAAACTACAACTCTGCAAGTGCACCTCATATGTCTGAGCTATCCAGTTTGAGATCAACCTTAGTAatgaaagaacaaaaagaaattgTACCATCCAACTGGAAGTTCAAAGTATTGAGAAATATATCTGAATGTTGTCTCAGTTGTCTAATTGGTAAGAACATACAATCACATTTGCAAAATGGCTGTTTTATGCTATATGTTCAGATGGTGGAGAATATGAATCTATGTTTTGTATAATATTTTCAGTGAGGACACTATTATAGCATTCTGAATGATTTCAGTGGAGAATTCTTGTTGGAAAGGGGgaaaaaacatcaaacaaaGTAATCAGTTGCAGTGCATGTCTACTTCCTACAGCTTTGAACAGGTGGTGAATGCCTAACCTACTATCACTAGGCTTCAAACAATCATGTGAGGTGGCATAGTTACTTGTTTGACATTTTGGATTCATTAGCAGGGCAATTCAAAGTGCCAGACTATTCCTTTGCTTTCTTGGAGAATTTCCCGTTGTAGAATGACTGACAGTATGTACAGCTTTCAGAATTCAGGGGAAAAAATGGGTCAGACTCACCAACTACTCTGACTGAAATTAAAAAGAGAAGGAACACAAAGGTTGGCCATATTTGCATACACAGGGTCACAATAGCAAAGCACATGAACTCTCTCCTCATGATATATCTTTTTTCAGGCCAATTAAAATGGCAACATGTTTATTTATGCAAGGAAAAAAAGGGTACAAATTGGAAGAAATAGCAAGGGCCCCCAAAAGCCTCATGCTTGGACACTGTTAGCCCGGAGATGGACAAATATTTCACTCCAGAGCATCACACTAGGGCATGCATGTGCCTCCCAGTACACCATGCCccctctctcattctctctctcttcatcttCAGTAGTAACATCAACAAAATACAAACAAACCACTCGGAAACAAACAAATTTCCCCCTCATGAATATGAACAGAACTTGGCAGGGAGAAGGCCTACACCTTTGACAGGAGATCTGACCCTTTGCTTGACCACCTCATTTAACCCCCACCATCTCACTgcctgcaatgcaatgcaatgtgccattgcattgctctccttttacttttctttctcCTCCATGGCTTCACACACCAAGGTAATCAATGCAATCTCTGCAATTTTTTGCATTGGGGAGGTGAAGACTGAAGACCCACAGAGTatagcaccaaaaaaaaaaaacacaaattttTATCTGTCTCTCTGTCTTCCCTCCTCACCTTCATATTTTCACTTCCTCACAGACTGGCAGTGCAGAGGCTGCCATTGCCATGATGGCAAAGATCAATAGGGCCAAGCAGGGAGAGCCCCCACAAAGGTGTAAAGAAACCCCAAAAGAAGAGAacaaatgggaaaaaaaagaatcacaagAACACAACAACCGGAAGAAATCAAACCCCTGTTAATCTGCTCAAAAAAACCCCCCATCATGTAAATAATTCTCTCTATCTACTTGAGACCTTCTTGATCATGTGCCTGGTGGtgacctcttcctcctctttggTGGGGGAGGTGAGGAGGAATCATATGACAGACCCTCATCTGAGAACAGGttaactgctgctgctgctgctgctgacctCTGTACATTTCCAATTACCAGCTGCTGCATTAGTTGGTAGCAGCTGCTGATCCCTTCCTACATGAGAGAAGAACATGTCACAAACTAACAGTTAATTTCAGTTCAGAAATCCGAAAACTAGCCATGTGCTGAATTTACAGTGTTTTTACCTCTGCAAGGCCAATGCACCAATTGACTGCAAGCTCAGGGTTTACGAATGCGAGCGACGGTGTCTCACCGGTGGCGCACAGCACTGCGGCAGCAGCCATTGACGACGGGCAGTGATCCAAGAACTGGATGTCTGAATTTGCATTTTGCACCATTGCATTAGAAATGTGCTGCAGCACATGATCACCCAGCAAAAACATCTGTATTTTTACCATGTATTGTAGCTAAAACCATTTCTGTGGCTCGGGCAATCAGGTATCTCGTGTGCTTCCCTTTCGGATCGACCTTGCAAGCGAAGAAGTCGATGAACGTGAAAGGCGTAACCGATCGGAGCCTCCAATTGAGCGCCGTCAGGATGAGAAACTCCATTCGACAGATCGTCCGTGGCTCAAAAACATACCTTGAGCACTCTACCTGGCAACGAACAATGCACATTCAGCtctgattattagaattttgcTCAACACATATCACAAACAGCTTTCACATTACAAGTAGTAACTGTACTTGCCTGTAGGTCCAGGAGGGAGGGAACTAGGGTTTCCTCCATCTTGGCAGCCAATGAGAGGCAGGCCACAGCTAGCAACTGCATTGCCCATCCTTGACCCTCCTGCATTGAGGGGAAAAGCATAAACACTGCAATTAATAGTTGAAGCAAGGATCCACAAAGCAAGGACAGATGAATATGTAACATATAAGTATTTAAACTCAGAAACATCTAGGTGTAGTACCATGAAGATTTGATAAAAAGATCTTCAAATGGCAAACACATGAATAGTTATTTTGTGCAGACAAGTAGATGTATGCATTGACTGTAGAATATACATATGGAGAGGGCCCTCAGCAGAGGACAACATGATCAACAAATACCAAACATTGTTTACTGTTACATATTGGCACTGTAGTAAATATTTCATAGGTGCTACAAAGCTTTTTTTACTTCCTTTTGAGCTTAGGCTCAATAAAGGTTGTTGAGATCTTCAGTCATGTCAGCATTTGGATATAATCCTATTATCCATTACTACTACTTCAGATTAGTCCTTGGAACTTCAGGGCACGTCAGCATTCCGGGTCCATGCGTGCACAGTGAACCCATACTGTGCATAACAGTTGTTAAATTTTGCTTAACAGGTCCAAGGGCTTGTGTTCAAAAACAGCATCACAAGGCAacaaaaagtcagaaaaaataATGGTGCCCATTTCAGCCAAGGCTGGTGGTGCATATGGCTTGGTGCAGAGAGAGATACTTTGCAGCTTACAGCTAGCTTGCagtttgttcttttctttggtCCTGATAAACTACTACTACACCCCACCATGCATGCACAGTCACTGAGAAGATGCCTCACACCTTGACAGTCCAAACACTAACCCCATAGGCCATAGAAATTAATACAAATGTGGAGCAAGAGTAGCAAAGCACAATGATAAGGCATGTTCCACAAACAAAGCTTTAATTAACCATGCATGCACTAAAGCAGAAAAGACCACAATGTGTCTTGAGTGCATA comes from the Oryza glaberrima chromosome 9, OglaRS2, whole genome shotgun sequence genome and includes:
- the LOC127785290 gene encoding cyclin-D2-1 isoform X2, whose product is MPADDDDASYLLCAEDAGAAVFDVAVDISTCTTEDDECCSVGGEELYSAASIAELIGGEAEYSPRSDYPDRLRSRSIDPAARAESVSWILKVQEYYGFLPLTAYLAVNYMDRFLSLRHLPEGQGWAMQLLAVACLSLAAKMEETLVPSLLDLQAKCSRYVFEPRTICRMEFLILTALNWRLRSVTPFTFIDFFACKVDPKGKHTRYLIARATEMVLATIHDIQFLDHCPSSMAAAAVLCATGETPSLAFVNPELAVNWCIGLAEEGISSCYQLMQQLVIGNVQRSAAAAAAVNLFSDEGLSYDSSSPPPPKRRKRSPPGT
- the LOC127785290 gene encoding cyclin-D2-1 isoform X1, which encodes MPADDDDASYLLCAEDAGAAVFDVAVDISTCTTEDDECCSVGGEELYSAASIAELIGGEAEYSPRSDYPDRLRSRSIDPAARAESVSWILKVQEYYGFLPLTAYLAVNYMDRFLSLRHLPEGQGWAMQLLAVACLSLAAKMEETLVPSLLDLQVECSRYVFEPRTICRMEFLILTALNWRLRSVTPFTFIDFFACKVDPKGKHTRYLIARATEMVLATIHDIQFLDHCPSSMAAAAVLCATGETPSLAFVNPELAVNWCIGLAEEGISSCYQLMQQLVIGNVQRSAAAAAAVNLFSDEGLSYDSSSPPPPKRRKRSPPGT